Proteins encoded together in one Pseudomonas arsenicoxydans window:
- the fliQ gene encoding flagellar biosynthesis protein FliQ, translated as MTPEVAVDIFRDALWLTTMMVAVLVIPSLLVGLLVAMFQAATQINEQTLSFLPRLLVMLVTLIVAGPWLVQTFMDYILRLYGSIPMVIG; from the coding sequence ATGACGCCAGAAGTCGCCGTAGACATCTTTCGCGACGCCCTGTGGCTGACGACCATGATGGTCGCGGTGCTGGTAATTCCGAGTCTGCTGGTCGGCTTGTTGGTGGCGATGTTCCAGGCGGCGACCCAGATCAACGAACAGACCCTGAGCTTCTTGCCACGTCTGCTGGTGATGCTGGTGACTCTGATCGTCGCCGGCCCGTGGCTGGTGCAGACCTTCATGGATTACATCCTGCGGTTGTACGGCAGTATTCCCATGGTCATCGGCTAA
- the fliP gene encoding flagellar type III secretion system pore protein FliP (The bacterial flagellar biogenesis protein FliP forms a type III secretion system (T3SS)-type pore required for flagellar assembly.), translated as MGALRIVLTLALMLAAPLAFAADPLSIPAITLGTNANGAQEYSVSLQILLIMTALSFIPAFVMLMTSFTRIIIVFSILRQALGLQQTPSNQILTGMALFLTLFIMAPVFDRVNQDALQPYLAEKLTAQDAVAKAQVPIKDFMLAQTRSSDLELFMRLSKRTDIASPDQAPLTILVPAFVTSELKTAFQIGFMIFIPFLIIDLVVASVLMAMGMMMLSPLIISLPFKIMLFVLVDGWALIIGTLASSFGGVSP; from the coding sequence ATGGGTGCGTTACGCATCGTCTTGACGCTGGCCCTGATGCTGGCCGCGCCGCTGGCGTTCGCCGCCGATCCGTTGTCGATTCCGGCGATCACATTGGGCACCAATGCCAATGGTGCCCAGGAATACTCGGTCAGTCTGCAAATCCTGCTGATCATGACGGCGCTGAGTTTTATCCCGGCGTTTGTCATGCTGATGACCAGTTTCACCCGGATCATCATCGTCTTCTCGATCCTGCGTCAGGCCCTGGGCTTGCAGCAGACGCCGTCGAACCAGATCCTCACCGGCATGGCGCTGTTCCTGACGCTGTTCATCATGGCGCCAGTATTCGACCGGGTGAATCAGGACGCCTTGCAGCCCTACCTGGCGGAAAAACTCACCGCCCAGGATGCCGTGGCCAAGGCCCAGGTGCCGATCAAGGACTTCATGCTGGCCCAGACGCGCAGCAGCGATCTCGAGCTGTTCATGCGCCTGTCCAAGCGCACCGACATCGCTTCGCCGGATCAGGCGCCGCTGACCATTCTGGTCCCGGCGTTCGTCACGTCCGAGCTTAAAACCGCGTTCCAGATTGGCTTCATGATCTTCATCCCGTTCCTGATCATCGACCTGGTCGTGGCCAGTGTGCTGATGGCGATGGGTATGATGATGCTTTCGCCGCTGATCATTTCCCTGCCGTTCAAGATCATGCTGTTTGTGCTGGTGGATGGTTGGGCGTTGATTATCGGTACGTTGGCCAGCAGTTTTGGAGGTGTTTCGCCATGA
- the fliR gene encoding flagellar biosynthetic protein FliR, with the protein MSSLLQLTDTQISTWVATFMLPLFRVGTMLMVMPIFGTTLVPRRVRAYLALAITVVITPALPPMPPVNPLDLSGLLLIGEQILIGAVLGFSLQLFFQAFVVAGQIVAIQMGMGFASMVDPTNGVSVAVIGQFFTMLVTLMFLGMNGHLVVFEVLTESFTTLPVGSGFMVNHYWEMAGKLGWVLGAALVLVLPAITALLVVNIAFGVMTRAAPQLNIFSIGFPLTLVLGMFILWVSLGDILNQYQPMAVEALQLLRELAQAR; encoded by the coding sequence ATGTCGTCGCTGCTGCAACTGACCGATACCCAGATCAGCACCTGGGTGGCGACGTTCATGTTGCCGCTGTTTCGCGTCGGCACGATGCTGATGGTGATGCCGATTTTCGGCACGACCCTGGTCCCCCGGCGCGTACGAGCCTATCTGGCCCTGGCGATTACGGTCGTGATCACCCCGGCGCTGCCACCGATGCCGCCGGTCAATCCGCTGGACCTCAGTGGGCTGCTGCTGATTGGCGAGCAGATCCTTATAGGCGCGGTGCTGGGTTTCTCCCTTCAGTTGTTCTTCCAGGCATTTGTGGTGGCCGGGCAGATTGTCGCGATTCAGATGGGCATGGGCTTCGCGTCCATGGTCGACCCTACCAACGGCGTGTCGGTGGCGGTGATCGGGCAGTTCTTCACCATGTTGGTGACGTTGATGTTCCTGGGGATGAATGGTCACCTGGTGGTCTTCGAGGTGCTCACTGAAAGCTTTACCACGCTGCCGGTCGGTAGCGGGTTCATGGTCAATCATTATTGGGAAATGGCCGGAAAGCTTGGCTGGGTCCTGGGTGCCGCGTTGGTGCTGGTGCTACCGGCTATCACCGCGTTGCTGGTGGTCAATATCGCGTTTGGCGTGATGACCCGGGCGGCGCCGCAGCTGAACATTTTCTCCATCGGTTTTCCGCTGACCCTGGTGCTCGGGATGTTCATTCTCTGGGTCAGCCTGGGGGACATTCTCAACCAGTACCAACCCATGGCCGTCGAGGCCTTGCAGTTGTTGCGCGAACTGGCACAGGCGCGCTGA